agtcaattttcttcttctacTATTTCTATGAGTtggcaaacaaactgaaagggtgcatcCTGCCACATGCAGTGTGTggtttgaacaggtataaaggcaAGGTTGGAGATTTACTACCACCTGCAGTTATGGACATTTTTGCTCAGAACTATAATTCATTGgatgatccctcctgatgacccgaTTGGAATTATGttatccttccttaacccatatTAAGTCCCACCCACCCAGTAGACAACTTCAAAATGGTGACAGTCTTCAATGGCGTTAGCCATGGCAAAACTGGCTTTTGGGCACAAGAGACCTCTAGCTATTTCTATGGGAAGAACTAGCCGCCATTTGGGGGAAAAAACATCATCCACATCCCTGCATGTTCAAATGCCTTTATTCAAGTGCAAGCAGAGATGTTATAGTTTTTGATTAATACTTACATAAGAGCAGTGCTACATGTTGATATGCTTTCAGCAAATCAACAAAGGGTTATGATCAAATCAGTCACATATTTCTAAAACCACATTACCATAATTTCAAACTCTTGAATAAAAGAAATTAGCAATTGATTGGCAATGGGACATCATTATTAGatttgtggatgtgtgttaggaGCGTTGTTGCATCTGTGCCAGGCAGTGCTATCAGATGTATTCTGGTCTCACCACAAAGCGAAAGTCATACTGGCCTTCAGGACAGGGGTAGGACAGGGCCAGACTGCTGTTAGTAGGGATCTGGGCCATGTTGTTCTTGAAGTCCTGGACGTGAAAGACATACCTGCCCTCACATGTTAGGAGCAGTCGGTTGCTGAAGTGAACACTGTTGGTCTGGTTTTGTCTGAGGCTGctttggagagagagactggcagtGGGGAAGGAAATACACCTGGAACATTCTCGTTGGTTCTTAAAGACTCTTGCTGACCAACTGATGGGGTTGGTTTCCTTGGTCTGGTAAATCACACTATTGTGGTTTGGTGTTGTGAATGACTTGCCATATTCTGGCGTGGGGTAATAAGGTTGGTAGTTATTGTAGCGCCTGTTGTAATCATATCGCATATCTTGGCGTGGTGGCTCTTTGTTGGTTGAGTTGATGGTGACACTCCATGGCTCAGCAGTGTAGATCCTGGGATGGTAATCATGCTCTTCTTCACTCTCACTGCTTTTGTGCTTCCTCAGAGTGTCGAACGACAAGGCGTTGAACTGGAAGCCTCTGAGCATGCTGACACGATAGAGCTTCTCGTGGCTCCTGTAGAGCTCTGAGGTGAACTGCAGATCGTAGAGCTTCTCGGCAGGGATCATCGGGAAGCGGATGTGGCCTAACAGGGTCGCCTGGCTCTCGGTGCCGGTCAAGTCACCCTTCTCTATGATCCAACCCTCCAGAGCTTGCAGGAGGAACCCCTCGTCCGGTACCACGAGGTCAGACCGCGCCAAGAGGGCCATTAGGAAGTCTGTGGAGAGGTCGCTCCAGGCCGGGGAATTGATCAGAGCCTCGCAGTTCCAGGCCAGGTACTGGAGGCAGTTCTCCTGAAGCAGCAGGTCCCCAGTCTGGACGGAGTACTGGTACAGGGAGACCTGGGTGTAGAAGGAGGGGTCCTCAGGGAGGAGTACGGTGAAGAGCCTGCCGGTGTCCTGCATCAGCCGTTTCACCCCAAACTTTGAGGCCAGCTTGTGGAGGCACTGGGCAGAGGAAACGGTCACGTCGATCTTGCGGGTGTAAAGGTACCTAGAGAACCAGAGCAAGGACATTTAAATAAATTCACTTGTATTCAAACATGTTTAGGAGATACCATAGCTAAAAAGGAACTTCAGCAAGTGGTGTTGGACCTAGAGAAAAACTGTGCTTTAAGTAAGGCACCCTGGATCTACACAATTGATGCAAGGAGACGTGGATTCATCTCGACAGACTACATTTGAGGTCTAAAATCATCTGACACATTTGTATTCTCGTGTATGTATTTAACCAATAAACATAAAGTGTATCTAAATAGCACCTGTTAAGGGTCACAGACTAGTACCTGATGAAGCTGGTGACACAGGGGCTGCAGGCTTGACTCATCTCTAGGGAGAGGTTACTGGACCCGTTGGTGATGTTGAAgtgtgggtagagagagaggatcagTTTGTGGGTGCAgatgttcctctcctccacttccaacttcccctccccatctctgtttcctgtgggGCTCTGGATTGTGATGAGGAAGTCACAGTCATCCCCACGGTCAAACAGCTCGCCCAGGTCATCTGACAGGCCCAGACTGTGGTCCAGGAAATGTGCTGTGTCACTGGTCAAATCTGTGCCTGTACAGTATGAGGAATACATGTGATTAGGACTGTACATGATGAGTAGGAATACGTAGGGCTGATAGTGTCTTTTAGTTTCGGTGAAGTTTAACAACATGACTTTTCAGAAGGAGACGAGAAGAGAGGAGCCAAGGAATCAGGGGAAACACTATTGAGATTCACCCACAGTGTAGTAGTGTACCTCTCTCACAAACGACCCCTGCGTCCTCCTTGTGGGAACAGTCGGTCAACGCCCAGCCCTTGAAAGAACAGCTGGACAGGGACTTCTCGGTTCCTTTGCAGTCCATATCATCCAACCAGATTGAACCCGACCCTTGGATACACAACAGAGGATAAACAAGGAGCAAGCAGAATCATGTGCAGAAATAAGAaaaatattatattgtggtgtatTAAAGTAAGTTAGTTGACTCTTTCTGCTGGTGCTGCCTGCCATTCACACAAATCACTACCTATTTGAACTTGCTCCCTCCAAGAATCCCAAATTCCTTGTCGTCATATTGCTAACGCTTATTCAATCCTCTCATACTTTTACAAAAGTGTTCCTTATTGCACAAGATCTGATAGTGCCTACCCATTTGACTCTGTGTTGCACTGTTTTATTCTTCCATGTTGTGcctagtgaatacgacccaggtattctctccctgtttcagtccattttcttccaTGTTGTGcctagtgaatacgacccaggtatcccctccctgtttcagtccattttcttccatttggtgcctaatgaatacgacccaggtatcccctccctgtttcagtccattttcttccatttggtgcctaatgaatacgacccaggtattctctccctgtttcagtccattttcttccaTGTTGTGcctagtgaatacgacccaggtattctctccctgcttcagtccattttcttccaTGTTGTGcctagtgaatacgacccaggtatcccctccctgtttcagtccattttcttccatgttgtgcctaatgaacatgacccttgTAAGATACTCACCCTCTCCATAAGTCCCTCCAGTGACAGCAGATACAACGCCAGGGAACTTCAGCTGACGGCACACCACCTGAGCCTCGGCCAGGTCCCAGCCATCATCACAGACGGTCCCCCATTTCCCCTCGTGGTACACCTCCACTCGACCCTCTGAGTCATGCTTACCCCCAACAAGCCTCACCTCGCCCTCCTGTGTGGGTTCTGTCGAGGACTTACCTGTGAGCACAGAGAGGGTGAGGATTTAAGTTAGTCAGTTTAAAAATTGGACTGATGAGCTTCAACTGACAACGGATTTATGCAACTTTGCTGTTTGCTTAAATTTCTATTAGGCGGCAGTACAAAGCATGAACCAACTTGTTTGTGTTTTGCAAACAGGAACTTGAGGAGAATGCTACATGATTGGCCTATTGTCTCGGGGGGTAGGTTCCTTGTCCCTTGTCAATCTTTGGCTTATTGGTGAATTCAACAGTCAGACAATATATTCTATAAGTAAATCAATCAAACCTTTatttaatgcaattgcagacagaagttgacaacgaAAACACAGCACGCATGTTTGAGAGTAAGTTCTGCACCCCACTTAAGGGCGCAGCTGATTTTATTCATGTGATCACTCCCTAGTGGTATGATCACTTACATCAATGTCTGTGTGTATCAATAAGCTGAGGTTACCTTATAAGGCAACCTAGTACAGTAGCTTCTCTGAATTTATTAGAATTGTCCACTGTCACACAAGATCAAAATGTCAAAACCAGACAGTGGTTAGTTCTCTTTATCTAGTTTCGGTCTggctcagacccagcctgcaagcccactctcacaacagccagggcttaaccacaaagactaatatagatGCTTTTGCACAGAGTTTTTAGACACATAGCAACAGTATCTATTATAAGGCCTGCAGCAAAACATAGGAATCTTAAGGTCCACTTAATCAATAATGGGGAGGGTCTTTGGGACCCAACCCCTACACTATTCCTGATTCCTTGTAAAGTCTACTGTAAAAACATCAGGTCATTGTCCTACTAACAATGTCATTCACAAACAAACGTGTGTTG
This sequence is a window from Oncorhynchus mykiss isolate Arlee chromosome 13, USDA_OmykA_1.1, whole genome shotgun sequence. Protein-coding genes within it:
- the LOC110487064 gene encoding galectin-3-binding protein A produces the protein MQSRGITLWLLLLLHVPGLDSATWNLFGKSSTEPTQEGEVRLVGGKHDSEGRVEVYHEGKWGTVCDDGWDLAEAQVVCRQLKFPGVVSAVTGGTYGEGSGSIWLDDMDCKGTEKSLSSCSFKGWALTDCSHKEDAGVVCERGTDLTSDTAHFLDHSLGLSDDLGELFDRGDDCDFLITIQSPTGNRDGEGKLEVEERNICTHKLILSLYPHFNITNGSSNLSLEMSQACSPCVTSFIRYLYTRKIDVTVSSAQCLHKLASKFGVKRLMQDTGRLFTVLLPEDPSFYTQVSLYQYSVQTGDLLLQENCLQYLAWNCEALINSPAWSDLSTDFLMALLARSDLVVPDEGFLLQALEGWIIEKGDLTGTESQATLLGHIRFPMIPAEKLYDLQFTSELYRSHEKLYRVSMLRGFQFNALSFDTLRKHKSSESEEEHDYHPRIYTAEPWSVTINSTNKEPPRQDMRYDYNRRYNNYQPYYPTPEYGKSFTTPNHNSVIYQTKETNPISWSARVFKNQRECSRCISFPTASLSLQSSLRQNQTNSVHFSNRLLLTCEGRYVFHVQDFKNNMAQIPTNSSLALSYPCPEGQYDFRFVVRPEYI